Proteins co-encoded in one Campylobacter ornithocola genomic window:
- a CDS encoding motility associated factor glycosyltransferase family protein: protein MNTYETNFNKNLGALEEYNTILADKIEDVKTNKRFEVFAGENTFDINIYDHELKQNLYDNPEKFFDEKYNEIYSKYERYPVLFFYGLGNGLLYKALLKNENHKSIIVFEPNIEILYIVFHLIDFSQELKDKRLYVVETNDFDMDDVINFLMGELFVRNYLYDSKILSLNSYYNQHKTHIEELEKKLNEKIMYVFNAQGSNRITTLSQDLRFSIENTPKMLTKALFKDFINQRKGKNKTAIIVASGPSLIKQLPLLKEIQNKATIISADGSYSMLAKYNIKPDIVMSLDPSELTSKFFDNDFKEFDKDINFIITAPTHPDTIKYLEKNHRNYLLVLRPSSKFTHKILINDFGTLGGLNVAYMGYELAVKLEHKNIILIGQDLAFDEKGNSHPMEFLYGKDFDNNIPVLEKRIKTTAYGGKGEVITHQGWKYYIQSYELYIKETAKNNITTYNATEGGARIEGTIEKPFKELCDELLKEDKIIFPFLQSLPKKEQILLAKQNYDYFLELIKFAKSKIYQCQKLLKPILKVIEQTRYHIDLNTIDFVKILKTNDEIHKVKEFLEDEKMAVFSDQLAAALTLTELELAKISLMSAHSQEDKKIRMIIWLIKHEEWLKLVIETLESQTKIMEKSIQSLKDFIEENNEHL, encoded by the coding sequence ATGAACACCTATGAAACCAACTTCAATAAAAATCTAGGAGCTTTAGAAGAATACAATACTATCTTAGCTGATAAAATAGAAGATGTAAAAACAAATAAGCGTTTTGAAGTATTTGCAGGGGAAAATACTTTTGATATAAACATATACGATCATGAGTTAAAACAAAATTTATATGATAATCCTGAAAAATTCTTTGATGAAAAATACAATGAAATTTATTCTAAGTATGAAAGATATCCTGTTTTATTTTTTTATGGTTTAGGTAATGGTTTATTATACAAAGCTTTATTAAAAAATGAAAATCATAAAAGCATAATAGTTTTTGAACCTAATATTGAAATACTTTATATAGTTTTTCATCTAATAGATTTTAGCCAAGAATTAAAAGATAAAAGATTGTATGTGGTGGAAACAAATGATTTTGATATGGATGATGTTATAAATTTTTTAATGGGAGAGCTTTTTGTTCGAAACTATCTTTATGATAGTAAAATTTTATCTTTAAATTCCTATTACAATCAACACAAAACACATATAGAGGAATTAGAAAAAAAACTAAATGAAAAAATTATGTATGTTTTTAATGCCCAAGGAAGCAATAGAATAACAACCTTGTCGCAAGATTTAAGATTTTCTATAGAAAATACACCAAAAATGCTTACAAAAGCTTTATTTAAAGATTTTATCAATCAAAGAAAAGGGAAAAATAAAACTGCCATTATTGTTGCAAGTGGTCCAAGCTTAATCAAGCAACTCCCTTTGCTAAAAGAAATTCAAAATAAAGCTACCATTATAAGTGCTGATGGAAGCTATTCTATGCTTGCAAAATATAATATAAAACCAGATATTGTGATGTCTTTAGACCCAAGTGAACTTACTAGCAAATTCTTTGATAATGATTTTAAAGAATTTGATAAAGATATCAACTTTATTATCACAGCACCAACACATCCAGATACCATAAAGTATTTAGAAAAAAACCACAGAAATTATTTGTTAGTTTTAAGACCATCATCAAAATTTACTCACAAAATACTAATAAATGATTTTGGGACTTTAGGTGGTTTAAATGTAGCCTATATGGGATATGAGTTAGCTGTAAAATTAGAACATAAAAATATTATACTTATAGGGCAAGATTTAGCTTTTGATGAAAAAGGTAATTCTCATCCTATGGAATTTCTATACGGAAAAGACTTTGATAATAATATTCCTGTTCTAGAAAAGCGTATAAAAACTACAGCTTATGGTGGCAAGGGTGAAGTGATTACCCATCAAGGATGGAAATACTACATACAAAGTTATGAACTTTATATAAAAGAAACTGCTAAAAACAACATTACAACCTACAATGCCACTGAAGGTGGAGCTAGAATAGAAGGCACCATAGAAAAACCTTTTAAAGAACTTTGTGATGAGTTATTAAAAGAAGATAAGATTATTTTTCCTTTTTTACAAAGTTTGCCAAAAAAAGAACAAATTTTATTAGCAAAACAAAACTATGATTATTTTTTAGAACTTATTAAATTTGCAAAAAGTAAAATTTATCAATGTCAAAAGCTTTTAAAACCTATTTTAAAGGTCATTGAACAAACTAGATATCATATTGATTTAAATACTATTGATTTTGTTAAAATTTTAAAAACTAATGATGAAATTCACAAAGTTAAAGAATTTTTAGAAGATGAAAAAATGGCTGTATTTTCCGACCAACTAGCCGCTGCCTTAACTTTAACAGAACTTGA